Proteins co-encoded in one Aspergillus luchuensis IFO 4308 DNA, chromosome 6, nearly complete sequence genomic window:
- a CDS encoding wax synthase family protein (COG:S;~EggNog:ENOG410PTJX;~InterPro:IPR032805;~PFAM:PF13813;~TransMembrane:5 (o173-193i205-224o299-317i329-349o364-382i)), which translates to MDIVASLYPALSERKPLPTYYTPGCFGLSLVPFLVENKGYSAFSTWPFLLYLCASWPCFTTGDPSSDYYNNSHFIAFPLWYLDFVFLTPTDGKDAPAFIGRQLTDEERGDEGGVITAQGQCWKDLTTFSQRVKWAFRLMLPVHRGIGWNWQVKGVPADPHAKLPRWQYVGWQMWWVVFYYVQSMGTLAGLGLGCALRAQIRSDELLKTVVFNAIVGWSGAVWIWDRLNCAYRLAAALGVATGATETWEWPPLMGPLKDAWSVRQMWSVTYHQVCRRLLSQPSKRLVRFLRLRKGGLASSYSQLFISFGISCLFHQAQMFNVTRRDMGELAFFMSQPLAIVVEDLVRWAWKKTGISGKSIYFEKVVGYSWTFVWFSMSLHLYISGLVQARVMKDWLFGYTPLEIGADARQQLLMWLRV; encoded by the exons ATGGATATTGTTGCGTCTCTCTATCCCGCTCTCTCAGAGCGCAAACCCCTTCCCACTTATTACACGCCTGGCTGTTTCGGTCTCTCCCTGGTACCTTTTCTAGTAGAAAACAAAGGCTACTCAGCCTTCTCCACTTGGCCCTTCTTGCTCTACTTATGCGCCAGCTGGCCGTGCTTCACTACTGGTGATCCCTCTTCAGATTACTACAATAACAGCCATTTCATTGCCTTTCCGCTGTGGTACCTTGACTTTGTTTTCCTGACCCCAACAGACGGCAAGGACGCGCCTGCGTTCATTGGCCGCCAACTCACAGATGAAGAGCgtggggatgaggggggcGTTATTACTGCCCAGGGCCAGTGCTGGAAGGATTTAACGACGTTCTCACAGCGTGTGAAGTGGGCTTTCAGGCTGATGCTGCCCGTGCATAGGGGAATTGGATGGAATTGGCAGGTGAAAGGCGTTCCTGCGGATCCGCATGCAAAGCTGCCAAGGTGGCAGTACGTGGGCTGGCAAatgtggtgggtggtgttcTACTACGTGCAATCTATGGGGACGTTAGCCGGACTGGGTCTAGGATGTGCCTTAAGAGCGCAAATCAGATCAGATGAGCTACTCAAGACAGTTGTCTTCAATGCTATCGTGGGATGGTCGGGTGCGGTGTGGATATGGGATAGGCTGAATTGCGCATATCGACTCGCGGCTGCCCTGGGTGTTGCGACAGGAGCGACGGAAACTTGGGAATGGCCGCCTCTCATGGGGCCATTGAAAGACGCATGGAGCGTGAGGCAGATGTGGAG TGTAACATATCACCAGGTATGCCGCAGG CTGCTATCGCAACCATCAAAACGTCTTGTTCGTTTCCTACGTCTCCGCAAGGGTGGTTTAGCGTCTAGCTACAGCCAATTGTTCATCTCGTTTGGGATAAGCTGCCTTTTCCACCAGGCCCAGATGTTCAATGTCACTCGCCGCGACATGGGCGAGCTGGCCTTCTTCATGTCGCAGCCTTTGGCCATCGTagtggaggatctggtgcGCTGGGCATGGAAGAAAACTGGCATCTCTGGAAAGAGCATATATTTTGAGAAGGTGGTCGGGTATAGCTGGACCTTTGTCTGGTTCTCGATGAGTCTACACTTATACATAAGTGGACTTGTGCAGGCGCGCGTTATGAAAGACTGGCTGTTTGGATACACACCTTTAGAGATTGGTGCTGATGCTAGACAGCAGCTACTTATGTGGTTACGTGTATAA